From Victivallis lenta:
CTTTCGCCGACATTCGCAGGAAAATCGCTTCCGAAATTTCCTCGAGTGACATTTTTGCAGGGTGTTGCAGAAAATCTTTCAGCTCCCACGGATTTTCTGCTTGCTTTTCCATTTTCTCCGTTGTATAGTACTTCTCATCGAACCAGTTTCAGGAAAACTTTAGTATAATTATATGATTAAAATTAATATATTCTTTTGTTTCTTTTGGTAATGATTTACTAACTTCATATTTTTTCTGCAAATTTTTCCACATGTCTTTTCGGCACATGGTATGCGTGATACTTGGTTCTAAGTCACACTCGGCAGAAAGAGAGTTGCCGGAAAGAATGCCATTTTCCTGACGGGCGATTGCACTTACTCCGACATGTGATCTTAATATGTAAAAGCTGACTCTGTGATCACCAATTTCCGGATTTTCCGGCTCCTCTCCTTTCAGGAAAATTCTTTCCGCAATCATGGGATTTTGATAACGGGTCGCAAATTCATAAGGCGTAACGGGAGCCAGAGAAAGCAATTCGCTAGATATCGGCAGTTTGCCGATCATTACATTCTTTGCCTCAAGGTGTTTATTGGAAATTTTAAACGGAGGGTTCAAGTGATCACCGGAAGATGGTCTTGCGTCAGAGCTCCATACTTTTCTGTATTTTAGGTCTGGCGACTCCTTTGTTCCTGCGTTATATGCCCTCCATTGATACATTTCTACAATGCGCCCGAATTTTACGGCATGAATGCCCTTCAAGTCAAATGTTTCATCATGCAGCCGTTCGTCAGTAGTGATAAGACCGGAAACATAAATCACCCTCCCGTCATTTTGTGGATCTACAGGTTGGGAGGACGGTATTGAAATGCAGTTTTTTTCCAGTTCTTCGAGAATTTGAACTTTCTTTTCTGCCTCATCAATTTTTGATTGTGTATAACCTTTCATGCTCCAAAGGCATAATATGATTACTCCCAAAATAATACTGCATCCCGAGATTTTCATATATCTTTCTTTTTCAATTATTCATCTAATTCTTTTTATCGCTCTTCTCCTCATCCTCTTCTCTCGGTTTCTCTTCCAATTCCTTTTTATCGCTCTCCAGTATCGAAAGTATAGTTTGCACCAGCCATCCCACGCAAGCCGCCCATAACAACAAGAAAATTATCGAATCTCCTAGATATTCCCATTCCCATTTCCAGTTTTTCACTAGGAAGATTGCACCCCTATAGCCAAGATAGCAAAAAACACCCGAGACGAATAGAGACGCGACCCTCGGCGCAAAGAGGATAGTAAAAAAGAAGACCCCTATGAAAATCGGTACGAATAGTAATATATTGGCCAACCATTCCATGTTATACGCCTCCTCATTCAATATCTCTCTGTTCCTTTTTCAATTGGTCTTCCAATTCTCTCAGTTTCCTTTTCAGGTTTTCCAATTCTTTCTGCTCGTGCTTCTCCTGCTTTTCTTTTTCATCCAGCTCCTTTGGGGCTGAAAGCAGGGACAGCGGCTCAAAACCATATTTTCTCGCAATGCCATCCGTTTGTTCGCAGAGCTTGAACCAGGCTTTGATCCGCTTGGTTTCCTCATCCGTGTATTCCAATCCCTGAACTGATTTCAGAAACATGATGGCGGCGACACTGCGGAACTCATCCAGACTTTGAATCATGGCCGCAGTAAAGTCTTCGGGACACTCGGAAAGCTTCAGAATATTTTTACATGCTGCATCGTTGTTCCAAAGGACCTTCACCACATTCTGGTTGGACGGGTTCTTGGCCATGGTTTCAAATGTAAACCAGATATTCTTCTGTACCGCCTTGTATACGGTTTCAATTTCAACAGCAGGACTCTCCTGTGCGCCGAGTACATTACCAAGGCACAAGAATAATGACAAAAGCAGCATTGTAAAACGCATTCAGAACCTCCATTACAATCACTGCTGGACTACCGTACCCAGTAGCTGTTTTCCGACTTCGGTTGCAATCAACGCCATTTTTTTATCATCAATGGTTGAGTAAAAATCCCATACACCGGCAAGAGTACGATTGGGAACCGGTCCCAAAGCGATGGCAATTGCTTTATCAACGGTCAGCAGTATTGTGAAGGTACTCGGCTCCATGGCAAGTCCGGCCAGCATCAGGAAACCACTTCCCCCGGCAATCGGCTGTTTGGGGCATCGGTGATCTTGGATCAGTTGAAAGGTTTCTTTTCCTATCAGATTAAACTTAAAGCCGAACAACCGTTCGGATCTTTTCAAGGCCAAATCGCAAGCGATGGTCGGGTTCTTCAAGCCCAGTGTAGGAATGGGAGTTTGATCGACTGGAACTTTAACGTAAAGCAATGCAATATCATGATCATCGTAATATTTGACATAGGCTTTCAGGGTGTTACTCGGCTTATCACGATTATCTTGACCTCCCACTGCCTGAAGCGCAAAATGCTTCTCTACGGAAATATTGTTATGCGGTCGTTCATACACGCCGGAACCATAAGACTCTTTTTTTTTGAATCCGGTCCAGGACGTATGGTCTTTCGGCTCTGCATGATCAAACGCAGAGACAAGCTCCCATCGCTGAATAATCTCCTGGACTCCCCCTCCGTTATCTTTGTACCAAACTAACTGTAATTCAGAATACCGGATATAGGGATGGTTTTCTATTTTGTTGGAACTATTATTGATCACTTCTTTGTTGTATGCTGAAGTATTTTTCTCGTAATTGACTTCTTCTTCTTTTCCTGTGGAATTGACTACGGAAGTCGGCATATTCTGAATGATCGGGCTCGGATAAAAAGGGTCAAGAAACGATCGCAATGTGAAGAAAACATAATAACCGTTCTCTTCCCCAAGAGCAACGGCACGGATTTCAGGTTCATTTTTTTGCGGTTGAGGTTTCTGCCGCCTGTTACCAACCAGTCCTTCCTCCCATTTTCCACAATGCCGTTCCGGAGCCTTATACGAATAACCCACAATCTGTCGAACCGCCATGGAACAGGATGCAGCAGTAATATCTGCCTCCTTTATCGTTCTCGTTGATTCCCCATGAAGCAGTAGTGGTCCTGCAATCCATGCAGCTACGGCAAGTCGACACACCATTTTACTGACTAACATAATGCCCTCCTATATTTCCGTTTTCATCTACTACGCATGATAGGAGGAATCTTACGCGAAGTCGGGAAAAAGTGCAGAAAAAAAGCACGTTCTCTGTATTCGCTGCAACGAAGAGGCACTTGCAAGCCCGTCACCCGCAAACGAAACACCGAGAACGTGCCACAAGTACGTCAGTAGAACAAACGCACAGCGGCACGCTCTGATCCGGTCGTTTTTGCGGGTACTCAATAAAAAGTTTGCAAGTTTTCTTCGAGTTGCAATCCCACCGATCAAGCTGTCGATCTATAAGACAAGTCCATTTCTCCGGACTTATCCGTATTGAATGTACTGCCATAATTACAAAAATGCAAATTCAGCATATCGTCTTTCTTTAAACAGAAATTGATTTTCAATGCAAAGAGTGATATTTTCTTCGTGAACATCGCAAAAGGAGTACAGAGAATTGTTGAACACAGATGTACAGTTTCATAATTTGACCCTCGTCCGGCGTTGCGGCAGCGGCGCGTATGGCGAGGTCTGGCTATGCCGGGATATTACCGGTAAGATTCTGGCGTTGAAGCTGATTCAGAAGACGAAGCAGAATGCTGAACTCAAAAGTGTGGTGGCATTGCGTCTGACGCTGCCGGAGCACCCGAATGTGCTTTCCATTCACCATGTAGCCATGGATGAAGATTTCCTCTGGTACACCATGGATGCCGCCGACAACCTTTCAACGGAAGATTCGTACATCCCCGACACCTTGGAGAACCGTATCCGTCAACACCGGCAACTGGACATCACCGTTATCATGCGTGAACTGATTGCCGGTCTTGCCGCGCTTCATGCCGTCGGTATGGTTCACCGCGACATCAAACCGGCCAATATTTTATTTATCCACGGTCGCGCCGTTCTCGGTGATGTCGGAATGGTCACTGCCGATACATCGAGCATGTCGCTGGCCGGAACGCTGGGATTTATTCCTCCGGAAATTCGTGACGGCACGAGTTCGCCCGGCACTGTCGGCAAGGCGGGCGACGTCTACGCTCTCGGCATGGTTCTGTATTGCATGATTACCGGCAATGCACCGGAGGAATTTCCGGCTCTCCCGACGAACCTGCCGCACACTCCGCAAATCCGGCGGCTGAACCATCTGGCCTGCCGTGCGTGTGAGCGCAGTGCATCAACGCGGCTGACCAGTCTTGATGCCTTCTCCCGAGAGCTGGACAGCATCATTGCACGGGAGCAAACGCCGATAACTCTGCGTGAACGGCTTGTTGCACATAAACGCACGACTGCAAAATTGTTATTGTGGATGGCGGCGGCAATCGTGCTTATTGTCAGTGGAGTAATATTTGGGCCGCGTTTCAGGGGCACAACATCAGCGCCGGCTGTTTCGGCAACTGTGGAACAGCCGTCCGTACCGTCAACACCGGTTCCTGCCGCAACCGTGACAACAACATTGCCGGAAGCTGAATATGAGGTCGTTTTTGTTCCTGATTTTGCACAAGTACCGGAAACGGAAGAAGAACCGTCACTCCTGCCGCCACCGAAACCAGTCATAGTGAAAAAAGGGGAGAAGCCAAGGCCGGAAAAGATAGAGCGGCATTACGAAACATGGCGGTTACCGGCAGTAACGAAAAATACGAATCCATTAACAGCCCGGATTCTGTCTCTGCGAAAATTGGCGTCTGAGTTGACCTGCACCCCGGAAGAGCGTAAGCGATTGGAGAAGCGTGAACAACTGGACGCTTTCGAGAAATTCGACTCAGTTGCATCGTTCTATTATATGGCCTTTGCTATGAATGATCTACTTCGCAAAAAGGAAGAGATGATTGGTGACAGTGGCATTCGATTTGAACCACAGCCAAGTCTTCGGAAAGTTGAGTCGGCGGCGTTGAAACGCCTGAAGGCTGATTTACTGGTGTTTGACGACTCCGATAAGCTGTTTCAGGATTATATCCTGATCGCCAAGCTGCCGCCGATGCCGAAACGCACGGAGGAGGAGTGGAAGAAATTCCTGTTGTCGCCGGAAGGATATGCATTGTATCCGCATTCATGGCTGCAGGTAAATATCTGCAATCGTGAAATTGAATGTCGTATCTGTGAAAATGCCAATGTCATGCAATGGGATTTCTTTCTGGAGCGCGAGCAGGAAACATACTGGCTTTCATTTGTCGCCAAACAGGAGCGCTTTTTTGGTGAACGCGCAGAAACATTTAAAAAACTTGTCGTAGCCCTGTAAGAATCGTCCTTCTTTCCGGGAGTTGATTACAAGGAATGGTCAACATGGCATACACCACAAAAAAATCGTTGTTGCGGAAGGTTCGCGAAGGTGACGAAATCGGCTGGCATGAGTTTTATGAAACTTACAAGCCGCTGATTCTGCGGCGCGGAATGGACTTCAGTCTGCGAACGCAGGAACTCGCCGAACTGGTGCAGAAGGTCATGCTGGAATTTTTTCAGAAGGATTTGTTCCACGGCAGGTACGATATCGATAGTGTTCCGGAAGAACTGAC
This genomic window contains:
- a CDS encoding serine/threonine protein kinase — translated: MLNTDVQFHNLTLVRRCGSGAYGEVWLCRDITGKILALKLIQKTKQNAELKSVVALRLTLPEHPNVLSIHHVAMDEDFLWYTMDAADNLSTEDSYIPDTLENRIRQHRQLDITVIMRELIAGLAALHAVGMVHRDIKPANILFIHGRAVLGDVGMVTADTSSMSLAGTLGFIPPEIRDGTSSPGTVGKAGDVYALGMVLYCMITGNAPEEFPALPTNLPHTPQIRRLNHLACRACERSASTRLTSLDAFSRELDSIIAREQTPITLRERLVAHKRTTAKLLLWMAAAIVLIVSGVIFGPRFRGTTSAPAVSATVEQPSVPSTPVPAATVTTTLPEAEYEVVFVPDFAQVPETEEEPSLLPPPKPVIVKKGEKPRPEKIERHYETWRLPAVTKNTNPLTARILSLRKLASELTCTPEERKRLEKREQLDAFEKFDSVASFYYMAFAMNDLLRKKEEMIGDSGIRFEPQPSLRKVESAALKRLKADLLVFDDSDKLFQDYILIAKLPPMPKRTEEEWKKFLLSPEGYALYPHSWLQVNICNREIECRICENANVMQWDFFLEREQETYWLSFVAKQERFFGERAETFKKLVVAL
- a CDS encoding TMEM43 family protein codes for the protein MKGYTQSKIDEAEKKVQILEELEKNCISIPSSQPVDPQNDGRVIYVSGLITTDERLHDETFDLKGIHAVKFGRIVEMYQWRAYNAGTKESPDLKYRKVWSSDARPSSGDHLNPPFKISNKHLEAKNVMIGKLPISSELLSLAPVTPYEFATRYQNPMIAERIFLKGEEPENPEIGDHRVSFYILRSHVGVSAIARQENGILSGNSLSAECDLEPSITHTMCRKDMWKNLQKKYEVSKSLPKETKEYINFNHIIILKFS